One genomic window of Polyangium aurulentum includes the following:
- a CDS encoding type VI secretion system Vgr family protein, with amino-acid sequence MSILELSFASGESSLSVRRFSVHEAISSFFTVSVWARAKNESLDLPSIVGKEAGLRVVAGYKWALLGAARYWTGVCSYMEQVQAEPTGLSTYYLRIVPKLWLLTQRRGNRIYQHLSIPDIIDKLLGEWDIRPIWQIDRGAYPKLEFKVQYGESDYAFMSRLLEEAGIAFVFPDNDAKGSELTFSDRLHAGKPRGAPPIHFVDNPNQAAEKEFVTHVRIAHEVRPGAHTIRDYDFRNPAFQIFGEAMKAPAPEDMLEQYSYDPGAFLVEGAKGGDTPIADDKGVARYEQKYGKVLAERSLLSTRADKRAVSFDTNTIDLWPGQIFSVDNHPNAELDVGQKLLVAEFSVEGTPGEEWSMSGRALFADGKTPYHPPMRTPKPVLHSVQSAVVVGPKGQEIHTDEFGRVRVQFPWDREGKLDDGSSCWVRVSQGWAGTGFGMIVTPRIGQEVLVGFLEGDPDQPIIVGRVYNAMNQVPYKLPQHKTRSTWKSDSSLGGGGFNEIMFEDLKAKELVYLQAQKNLRKLVKNDETITVGNNRQKYVVVNELETTGANRTEVTGANRTEITGANRTTVIGGNRSKLIQGDEIERTEGNLVITIGQNQDITIKQTKREQIDGDSHLRVKGKRNQRIDGNQSLTVKKNRQEKIGKNHAMEVGDEIHLMAGTALVIEAAKDLTLKGPGGFIRIDAGGITIKGNVVKINSGGSAGNGSGSSPEDPAEAIEAVIEEPEKPEPDNVAITGLAQ; translated from the coding sequence ATGTCCATTCTCGAGCTGTCGTTCGCGTCGGGGGAGAGCTCGCTCTCTGTGCGTCGGTTCTCGGTGCACGAGGCGATCTCGAGCTTCTTCACCGTATCCGTGTGGGCGCGGGCGAAGAACGAGAGCCTCGATCTCCCGTCGATCGTGGGCAAAGAGGCCGGATTGCGCGTCGTCGCCGGTTACAAGTGGGCCCTCCTCGGCGCCGCGCGGTACTGGACGGGGGTCTGCAGCTACATGGAGCAGGTGCAGGCGGAGCCGACCGGCCTCTCCACGTATTACCTCCGCATCGTACCCAAGCTGTGGCTCCTCACGCAGCGGCGAGGCAACCGGATCTACCAGCACCTCTCGATACCCGACATCATCGACAAACTCCTCGGCGAATGGGACATCAGGCCCATCTGGCAGATCGACCGGGGCGCGTATCCGAAGCTCGAGTTCAAGGTCCAGTACGGCGAAAGCGATTACGCTTTCATGAGCCGGCTCCTCGAGGAAGCGGGCATCGCCTTCGTGTTCCCGGACAACGACGCAAAGGGCTCGGAGCTCACGTTCAGCGATAGGCTCCACGCGGGCAAGCCCCGGGGCGCGCCGCCCATTCACTTCGTTGACAACCCGAACCAGGCGGCGGAAAAGGAGTTCGTCACACACGTCCGGATTGCTCACGAGGTGCGGCCTGGAGCGCATACGATTCGCGACTACGACTTCAGGAACCCAGCATTCCAGATCTTCGGCGAGGCGATGAAGGCGCCTGCGCCGGAGGACATGCTCGAGCAGTACAGCTACGACCCTGGCGCGTTCCTGGTGGAGGGGGCGAAGGGCGGGGACACGCCTATTGCGGATGACAAGGGCGTCGCGCGCTACGAGCAGAAATACGGGAAGGTGCTCGCCGAGCGGTCCCTCCTGTCAACGCGTGCGGACAAGCGGGCCGTATCGTTCGACACCAACACGATTGATCTGTGGCCCGGGCAGATCTTCTCGGTGGACAACCATCCGAATGCGGAGCTCGACGTCGGGCAGAAGCTCCTCGTCGCGGAGTTCTCGGTCGAGGGGACGCCCGGGGAAGAGTGGAGCATGTCGGGACGGGCGCTCTTCGCTGACGGGAAGACGCCCTACCACCCGCCGATGAGGACGCCGAAGCCGGTGCTGCACAGCGTCCAGAGCGCGGTGGTCGTCGGCCCTAAGGGCCAGGAGATCCACACGGATGAGTTCGGCCGTGTACGCGTGCAATTTCCCTGGGATCGCGAGGGGAAGCTTGATGACGGCTCGTCCTGCTGGGTCCGCGTGAGCCAGGGCTGGGCGGGGACGGGCTTTGGGATGATCGTGACGCCGCGCATTGGACAGGAAGTGCTGGTGGGCTTCCTGGAGGGCGATCCGGATCAGCCGATCATCGTGGGCCGCGTGTACAACGCCATGAACCAGGTTCCTTACAAGCTGCCGCAGCACAAGACGCGCAGCACGTGGAAGAGCGACTCGTCGCTCGGTGGCGGCGGCTTCAATGAGATCATGTTCGAGGATCTCAAGGCGAAGGAGCTAGTCTACCTGCAAGCGCAGAAGAACCTGCGCAAGCTCGTCAAGAATGACGAGACCATCACGGTGGGGAACAACCGCCAGAAATACGTGGTGGTGAACGAGCTGGAGACGACGGGCGCGAACCGCACGGAAGTGACGGGCGCCAATCGCACGGAGATCACTGGCGCGAACCGCACGACGGTGATCGGCGGCAACCGCTCGAAGCTGATCCAGGGCGACGAGATCGAGCGCACGGAGGGCAACCTCGTAATCACCATCGGCCAGAATCAGGACATCACGATCAAGCAGACGAAGCGCGAGCAAATCGACGGAGACAGTCACCTGCGCGTGAAGGGGAAGCGCAATCAGCGGATTGATGGCAACCAATCGCTGACGGTGAAGAAGAACCGGCAGGAGAAAATTGGCAAGAACCACGCGATGGAGGTGGGCGATGAGATCCACCTCATGGCAGGCACGGCTCTCGTGATCGAGGCGGCGAAGGATCTGACACTCAAGGGCCCGGGGGGCTTCATTCGGATCGACGCTGGCGGCATCACGATCAAGGGCAACGTCGTGAAGATCAACAGCGGTGGTTCAGCGGGCAATGGCAGCGGTTCGAGCCCTGAGGATCCGGCGGAGGCGATCGAGGCCGTGATCGAGGAGCCGGAGAAGCCCGAGCCTGACAACGTGGCCATCACGGGGTTGGCGCAGTAG
- a CDS encoding type VI secretion system Vgr family protein, protein MILDLPVPLSPRRFSVHEAASSPFTIAVWARSEDDSIPAEPILGKPARFRLESGYANIGSGGTRLWTGICSHFEQVRSVNPQPGQTPLHTYYLRIVPTLWLLTQRKNYRIFQHLTIPDIIEKILGEWRIEADWKIARGNYPKLEYKVQYGETDYAFVSRLIEEAGIAFSFLDATGAGAKLTFSDSLESGTPRPPLLFTDNPNQAAEKELVQNVRLAQEVRPGAFTTRDYDFRRPRLELFGDAPKADGPEARYEQYHYEPGSFLVEGGKAGNTPAADDKGVARHEHGYGKGKAERMLQGERMGRLSVSFDTNVMDVHPGAVFSMLGHPNASLANGRHLLVTDFSIEGTHGGEWTMAGRAVFADVPYRQPLRTPKPKAHSVQSATVVGPKGQEIHTDEFGRVRVQFPWDRGGKSDDGSSCWIRVSQGWAGTGFGMIALPRIGQEVLVGFLDGDPEQPIIVGRVYNRTQPVPYKLPENKTISTAKSDSSLGSSGFNEIKFEDKKGEELFYEQAEKNRRALIKHNETITVLRHREKHVGVNETDTTGVNRFEVTGVNRSETTSGNRMTSIGGTRRKLIKKNETERTEGNRQLRVGKDQDIRLGKKKRELIQEDSHLRVKGDRRERIDGNQSMMVIESRQEKVEGRYALQTGKELYLRSAEVMVGEAGQDVTIGGPGGFIRIDATGVTIKGTMVYINEGGKKAGKGTGPRTEEPEATREADVKLGADGKPIADELEEAAKQEALQLEAQDGGHSIARHGPEVPLAGLEQRLKIGIAHDGVLSPTSASTRFSSYREWVKTREDALRAIEAREGIDLKQPPLPGQPTRYDIRLEHNRPIDDGYVGLGAGTRVTDASGRRFRVFSATQPVARLTRTRTTVSWNETSRRWEVRQHYPDALDWDAASGRYTTSI, encoded by the coding sequence ATGATACTCGACCTCCCGGTTCCGCTCTCACCCCGGCGTTTCTCCGTCCACGAGGCGGCTTCTTCTCCCTTCACGATTGCGGTCTGGGCTCGCTCGGAGGACGACAGCATCCCCGCCGAGCCAATCCTTGGCAAGCCCGCGCGCTTTCGGCTCGAGAGCGGATACGCCAACATCGGGAGCGGCGGGACCAGGCTCTGGACGGGAATTTGCTCGCACTTCGAGCAGGTGAGATCCGTCAACCCCCAGCCGGGGCAGACACCGCTCCACACCTATTACCTGCGCATCGTCCCCACCCTCTGGCTGCTGACCCAGCGCAAGAACTATCGGATCTTCCAGCATCTCACAATTCCGGACATCATCGAGAAGATCCTGGGGGAATGGCGTATTGAGGCTGACTGGAAGATCGCGCGCGGCAATTATCCGAAGCTCGAGTACAAGGTTCAATACGGCGAGACAGACTACGCATTCGTGAGTCGGCTCATCGAGGAGGCGGGCATCGCGTTCTCCTTCCTCGATGCGACGGGCGCAGGCGCCAAGCTCACCTTCAGTGATTCCCTCGAGAGCGGCACCCCGAGGCCGCCGCTCCTGTTCACCGACAACCCGAACCAGGCGGCGGAGAAGGAGCTGGTCCAGAACGTCCGCCTCGCGCAGGAGGTGCGCCCCGGCGCCTTCACCACGCGCGACTATGATTTCCGGCGGCCTCGGCTGGAGCTGTTTGGCGACGCTCCCAAGGCCGATGGTCCCGAAGCACGTTACGAACAATACCACTACGAGCCGGGCTCATTCCTGGTCGAGGGCGGCAAGGCCGGAAACACGCCTGCGGCGGATGACAAGGGGGTGGCGCGCCACGAGCACGGATACGGCAAAGGCAAGGCCGAGCGAATGCTCCAAGGCGAGCGGATGGGGCGTCTATCCGTGAGTTTTGATACCAACGTGATGGACGTCCATCCCGGCGCCGTCTTCTCGATGCTGGGGCACCCGAACGCCTCGCTCGCGAATGGGAGGCATCTCCTGGTAACTGATTTTTCGATCGAAGGGACGCACGGCGGCGAGTGGACGATGGCGGGGCGCGCGGTGTTCGCGGATGTTCCCTATCGGCAACCGTTGAGGACACCAAAGCCCAAAGCCCACAGCGTGCAGAGCGCCACAGTGGTCGGCCCCAAGGGGCAGGAGATCCATACGGACGAGTTCGGCCGTGTGCGCGTTCAGTTTCCCTGGGATCGTGGGGGGAAGAGTGACGATGGTTCCTCGTGTTGGATCCGGGTGAGCCAGGGGTGGGCCGGCACTGGATTCGGGATGATTGCCCTGCCTCGCATCGGCCAGGAAGTGCTCGTCGGTTTCCTGGATGGCGATCCCGAGCAGCCGATCATCGTGGGCCGCGTTTACAACCGGACGCAGCCGGTGCCTTACAAGCTGCCGGAGAACAAGACGATAAGCACTGCGAAGAGCGACTCGTCGCTGGGTTCGAGCGGCTTCAACGAGATCAAGTTTGAGGACAAGAAGGGCGAGGAACTCTTCTACGAGCAGGCCGAGAAGAACCGGCGTGCGCTGATCAAGCACAATGAGACGATCACGGTGCTCCGGCACCGCGAGAAACACGTCGGGGTGAACGAGACCGACACGACGGGGGTGAACCGCTTCGAGGTGACGGGCGTGAACCGCTCGGAGACCACGAGCGGGAATCGAATGACGTCGATCGGCGGGACGCGTAGAAAGCTGATCAAGAAGAACGAGACGGAGCGCACAGAAGGCAACCGGCAGCTTCGCGTGGGCAAGGATCAGGACATCCGGCTCGGGAAGAAGAAGCGCGAGCTCATCCAGGAGGACAGCCACCTCCGGGTGAAGGGGGATCGGCGCGAGCGCATCGACGGCAACCAGTCGATGATGGTGATCGAGAGCCGGCAGGAGAAGGTCGAGGGCCGGTACGCGCTACAGACTGGGAAGGAGCTGTACCTGCGCTCGGCCGAGGTGATGGTGGGCGAGGCGGGGCAGGATGTCACCATCGGGGGACCTGGGGGGTTCATCCGGATCGACGCTACGGGCGTAACGATCAAGGGGACGATGGTCTACATCAATGAGGGAGGGAAGAAGGCGGGGAAGGGGACGGGGCCGAGGACGGAGGAGCCCGAGGCGACAAGAGAGGCAGACGTCAAGCTCGGGGCAGATGGCAAACCGATCGCGGACGAGCTGGAGGAGGCTGCCAAGCAAGAGGCGCTGCAGCTTGAGGCGCAGGACGGAGGCCATAGCATTGCGCGGCATGGCCCGGAGGTGCCACTCGCGGGGCTTGAGCAGCGGCTCAAAATCGGAATCGCACATGACGGGGTGCTGAGCCCGACGTCGGCATCGACGAGGTTTTCGAGTTATCGAGAGTGGGTCAAGACGCGAGAGGACGCGCTCCGGGCGATCGAGGCACGGGAGGGCATTGATCTCAAGCAACCGCCGTTACCGGGCCAGCCGACGCGTTATGATATCAGGCTTGAACACAATCGGCCTATCGACGATGGCTACGTGGGTTTGGGCGCTGGGACGAGAGTGACGGATGCTTCCGGGAGGCGGTTCAGAGTGTTCTCTGCGACGCAGCCGGTCGCAAGGCTCACACGCACGAGAACGACAGTTTCGTGGAACGAAACATCTCGGCGGTGGGAGGTAAGGCAGCATTACCCGGACGCGCTCGATTGGGATGCCGCGAGCGGCAGGTACACGACATCGATCTAG
- a CDS encoding M15 family metallopeptidase produces the protein MKYPGSTPESGEEINGVKSPCKGWIQIFSHYVDYHITVHDDIAVGYSAQLYRLDGGTASLVQSFDVFYENLKQEDAGPNGDAPEDAVRNGNPRVLIGGTEGYPCGQYRLTLTPEIRHGKLRLRRMPEADGTYVVLNTAGADSGSRTDTYVQVPASTTVETAWSETFELRRNTLTSPQIVEFVWADFRTWDRVTNARITGVGDLIQQSLDASAACIARISANMTAELGANWRQVAVAGAFFPLHPAIRYWAFVFINKTEELTDRNVRITDPGRTPAYQKFLYERHVHCGGDIAAAPWESNHQYGLAFDAAYGRNVDQSPGNAIDPQVLVAKAIGFEWGGEWGRPDYPHYEYPGATSKWTNYRDQLIGQTPTAFTYGNHSYVQTP, from the coding sequence GTGAAGTATCCGGGCTCGACGCCGGAATCTGGCGAGGAGATCAACGGAGTGAAGTCCCCGTGCAAGGGCTGGATCCAGATCTTCAGCCATTACGTCGACTATCATATCACCGTGCACGACGATATCGCGGTCGGGTACAGCGCGCAGCTCTACCGTCTCGACGGCGGGACGGCGAGTCTCGTCCAGTCGTTCGATGTTTTCTACGAAAACCTGAAGCAGGAGGACGCCGGCCCGAATGGGGATGCACCTGAAGATGCTGTAAGGAACGGCAATCCGAGGGTCCTCATCGGCGGCACGGAGGGCTATCCCTGTGGCCAGTACCGGCTCACGCTCACGCCTGAGATCCGACATGGCAAGTTGAGGCTTCGGCGCATGCCGGAGGCCGATGGCACGTACGTCGTGTTGAACACCGCCGGCGCCGACTCCGGATCGAGGACAGACACCTACGTGCAGGTGCCTGCTTCGACCACGGTGGAGACGGCGTGGAGCGAGACATTCGAGCTTCGCCGCAACACGCTCACATCTCCGCAAATCGTGGAGTTCGTGTGGGCTGATTTCAGGACGTGGGATCGCGTGACGAACGCTCGGATCACGGGCGTGGGGGATCTCATCCAGCAGAGTCTCGATGCAAGCGCCGCTTGCATCGCGAGAATTTCGGCGAACATGACCGCTGAGCTCGGAGCAAATTGGAGACAGGTCGCCGTGGCCGGCGCATTCTTCCCGCTCCATCCGGCGATACGCTACTGGGCCTTTGTCTTCATCAACAAGACCGAAGAGCTTACCGATCGCAACGTGAGAATTACAGATCCGGGACGAACCCCGGCGTACCAAAAGTTCTTATATGAGCGACATGTGCATTGCGGTGGTGATATTGCCGCTGCCCCATGGGAGAGCAACCATCAATACGGGCTGGCGTTTGATGCGGCGTATGGACGTAATGTGGACCAGTCGCCAGGAAACGCAATCGATCCACAAGTTCTTGTCGCGAAGGCCATTGGGTTCGAGTGGGGCGGGGAGTGGGGGCGTCCTGATTATCCCCATTACGAATATCCCGGGGCGACTTCCAAGTGGACAAATTATCGCGACCAGCTGATCGGTCAAACCCCGACCGCATTCACCTACGGTAATCATAGCTACGTTCAGACTCCGTGA
- a CDS encoding DUF4123 domain-containing protein encodes MNGRKVVVPPGTSLRVGRTVPADLEIPHDDHLSKVHFALDWDGTRCRVRDLGSKEGTLLDGEAVKEGEVAHGGWVRAGRTNFSVYIEDKIPPLDDDDPDNDELYDEEERRVRVERRAEEEQRRAAARTALTTLRGEARKDPLYAILDTARDDRILELLRQSVEPHQSLYEGIQGEPLSTVAPYLVGPFREDSRFLDRLVMEGWGKRWGIYLTSREPFKEVRRHFRRFLMVELEDTDERVYFRFYDPWVMQVFMPSCSERQKQDFMHGVMAVLAEDAALAPSCLGRAQG; translated from the coding sequence ATGAACGGCCGGAAGGTGGTCGTTCCACCGGGCACTTCGCTCCGCGTGGGCCGGACGGTGCCAGCGGATCTCGAGATCCCGCACGATGATCACCTGTCGAAGGTTCACTTCGCGCTCGACTGGGATGGAACGCGGTGTCGTGTTCGGGATCTGGGGAGCAAGGAGGGGACACTCCTGGATGGGGAAGCAGTGAAGGAGGGGGAGGTGGCGCACGGCGGCTGGGTCCGCGCGGGCAGGACGAATTTCTCGGTCTATATCGAGGACAAGATCCCGCCGCTGGATGACGACGATCCGGACAACGACGAGCTCTACGACGAGGAAGAGCGTCGGGTGCGGGTGGAGCGACGCGCGGAGGAGGAACAGCGGCGCGCGGCGGCCAGGACGGCGCTGACGACGCTGCGCGGAGAGGCGCGGAAGGACCCGCTGTACGCGATTCTGGACACGGCGCGAGACGATCGGATTCTGGAGCTCTTGCGACAGTCGGTGGAGCCGCACCAGTCCTTGTACGAGGGGATTCAGGGGGAGCCGCTGTCGACGGTGGCGCCCTATCTGGTGGGGCCGTTCCGGGAGGATTCGAGATTCCTGGATCGGCTGGTAATGGAGGGCTGGGGCAAGCGGTGGGGGATTTATCTGACGAGTCGAGAGCCGTTCAAGGAGGTGCGGAGGCATTTCCGACGGTTCTTAATGGTGGAGTTGGAGGATACGGACGAGCGGGTTTACTTTCGTTTTTATGATCCGTGGGTAATGCAGGTGTTCATGCCGAGCTGCTCGGAGCGGCAGAAACAGGATTTCATGCACGGCGTGATGGCGGTGCTTGCCGAAGATGCAGCGCTCGCGCCTTCGTGTCTTGGTCGGGCGCAGGGTTGA
- a CDS encoding PAAR domain-containing protein, producing the protein MPPAARITDFHTCPKVEPGPVPHVGGPVVVGEGTVFIGFMPAARVGDTLVCMGPPDSVSRGEPTVIIGNKDAARLGDPTSHGGIIVDGCPTVMIGSSAQAETLRTDKPFCEECDRKRKQQEAKQQKKQKPSV; encoded by the coding sequence ATGCCTCCGGCAGCGCGAATCACGGATTTCCATACCTGTCCCAAGGTGGAGCCCGGGCCTGTGCCTCATGTGGGTGGACCTGTCGTGGTGGGAGAAGGCACGGTATTCATCGGTTTCATGCCTGCGGCGCGGGTGGGAGACACGCTTGTTTGCATGGGTCCACCCGACTCGGTGTCGCGGGGCGAGCCGACGGTGATCATCGGGAACAAGGATGCGGCGCGGCTCGGTGACCCGACGTCGCATGGGGGCATCATCGTGGATGGATGTCCGACGGTGATGATCGGGTCCTCGGCGCAGGCGGAGACCCTGCGCACGGACAAGCCGTTCTGCGAGGAATGCGATCGGAAGCGAAAGCAGCAAGAAGCAAAGCAGCAGAAGAAGCAGAAGCCATCGGTATAG
- a CDS encoding GTPase domain-containing protein: protein MTTIIVVLIVAAALVGVLVMVGMRASKLGQELEEADRKIASLQGDISDLSAKNTALQEEDKKKAGWLEAADQENTWLRSELDKRPKLNRKTYRILTLGMKATGKTSLTLKWSNPLVDLGTIEGTKIERYERSVSHVPSKDNTVTEHVFEVHDWGGEHIVDAQQELIVEEIHGLLIVVDLGGRDATQVEPTRIQEQLREFQPQALRYFFGPKTVASCKSVVLFINKSDLIAGTPAQVEKEAMDLYQTLINDLMKYSTQIDVRVFVGSASYGHSTHLLFSHFVEKILPRNAYDNQLLQRMKSDFANTRVPAMMAAVPQFQPPPLPPASTPGSVPGNGAAQLRAPAQFATAQFSAAQPQHPAPLPANGGLQPPQFTGAPAGLGDTAPLMSRTTPYTPPRKG, encoded by the coding sequence ATGACCACCATCATCGTCGTCCTCATCGTCGCTGCCGCGCTCGTCGGCGTTCTCGTCATGGTGGGCATGCGGGCCTCGAAGCTGGGACAGGAGCTCGAGGAGGCCGATCGCAAAATCGCTTCACTCCAGGGCGACATCAGCGACCTCTCCGCGAAGAACACGGCCCTCCAGGAGGAAGATAAGAAGAAAGCGGGCTGGCTCGAGGCCGCGGACCAGGAGAACACCTGGCTGCGCTCCGAACTCGACAAGCGGCCCAAGCTCAATCGGAAGACGTACCGGATTCTCACGCTCGGGATGAAGGCCACGGGCAAGACCTCGCTCACGCTGAAATGGTCGAATCCGCTCGTCGATCTCGGCACGATCGAGGGCACGAAGATCGAGCGCTACGAGCGCAGCGTCAGCCACGTCCCGTCGAAGGACAACACGGTCACCGAGCACGTCTTCGAGGTGCACGACTGGGGCGGCGAGCACATCGTGGACGCGCAGCAGGAGCTCATCGTGGAGGAGATTCACGGCCTGCTGATCGTGGTGGACCTCGGCGGAAGGGATGCGACGCAGGTCGAGCCCACGCGCATCCAGGAGCAGCTCCGGGAGTTCCAGCCGCAAGCGCTGCGGTATTTCTTCGGGCCCAAGACGGTCGCCTCGTGCAAGTCGGTCGTGCTCTTCATCAACAAGAGCGACCTCATCGCCGGCACGCCCGCGCAGGTCGAGAAGGAGGCGATGGATCTTTACCAGACGCTCATCAACGACCTGATGAAGTACTCGACGCAGATCGACGTGCGGGTGTTCGTGGGGTCGGCGAGCTACGGGCACTCGACGCACCTCTTGTTCTCGCACTTCGTGGAGAAGATCCTGCCGCGGAACGCTTATGACAATCAGCTCCTGCAGCGGATGAAGTCGGATTTCGCGAACACGCGCGTGCCGGCGATGATGGCGGCGGTGCCGCAGTTCCAGCCGCCGCCGCTGCCGCCGGCCTCGACGCCTGGGTCGGTTCCGGGGAATGGCGCGGCGCAGTTGCGCGCGCCTGCGCAATTCGCCACGGCGCAGTTCTCGGCAGCACAGCCGCAGCATCCGGCGCCGTTGCCGGCCAACGGGGGATTGCAGCCGCCGCAGTTCACGGGGGCCCCTGCTGGGCTAGGGGATACGGCGCCGCTCATGAGCCGCACCACGCCGTACACGCCGCCGCGGAAAGGTTGA